A genomic region of Papaver somniferum cultivar HN1 chromosome 7, ASM357369v1, whole genome shotgun sequence contains the following coding sequences:
- the LOC113296868 gene encoding transcription factor MYB4-like translates to MVRAPCCEKMGLKKGPWTAEEDQTLVSYIQQFGHGNWRALPKQAGLLRCGKSCRLRWTNYLRPDIKRGNFSTHEEETIIQLHEMLGNRWSTIASRLPGRTDNEIKNVWHTHLKKRLIQNQNQPKRATKQRQVNENTKVEPSVSQQSADNSVSPQQSSSSDFSSGVDDSLVLTTDDFDMGIKDEDADYSSGAFPRIDDNVSDADNYYMPEVLAEPKEEFPVAATSTTSVPNIDEDMEFWYSIFVGAGELTELPEL, encoded by the exons ATGGTTCGAGCTCCTTGCTGTGAGAAGATGGGATTGAAAAAAGGTCCATGGACTGCTGAAGAAGATCAAACCCTCGTATCTTACATTCAACAGTTCGGTCATGGAAATTGGCGTGCTCTTCCAAAACAAGCTG GTCTGTTGAGGTGTGGGAAGAGCTGCAGATTGAGATGGACAAATTACTTAAGACCTGATATTAAACGAGGAAATTTCAGCACTCATGAAGAAGAAACTATCATCCAATTGCATGAAATGCTTGGCAATCG gTGGTCTACAATTGCATCAAGATTACCTGGACGAACAGACAATGAAATTAAGAATGTGTGGCACACCCATCTCAAGAAAAGACTCATTCAGAATCAAAATCAACCGAAACGTGCAACGAAGCAGCGGCAAGTAAATGAAAACACGAAAGTTGAGCCTTCAGTGTCTCAGCAATCTGCCGACAATTCAGTGTCACCTCAACAATCTTCCTCCAGTGACTTCTCCTCTGGTGTGGACGACTCATTGGTCTTAACAACAGATGACTTCGACATGGGTATCAAAGATGAGGACGCCGATTACTCCTCcggagcatttccaagaattgatGATAATGTATCGGATGCCGATAACTATTACATGCCGGAAGTGTTGGCTGAACCAAAGGAAGAATTTCCTGTTGCTGCAACGTCCACAACTTCAGTACCTAACATTGACGAAGACATGGAGTTTTGGTATAGTATTTTCGTAGGGGCAGGGGAATTGACAGAGTTGCCTGAGTTATAA